The following are encoded together in the Oncorhynchus gorbuscha isolate QuinsamMale2020 ecotype Even-year unplaced genomic scaffold, OgorEven_v1.0 Un_scaffold_1447, whole genome shotgun sequence genome:
- the LOC124022836 gene encoding protein MTSS 1-like isoform X7, which yields MCKDSSSILTVAVCPGRGDVQPQLNSAMQDVSDKYLLLEETEKQAVRKALVEERSRLCTFVSMLRPVVDEEISMLGEVTHLQTISDDLKMLTMDPHKLPPASEQVILDLKGSDYNWSYQTPPSSPSTTRSRKSSMCSSLNSVNSSDSRSSGTSHSHSPSSSSCSSHYGYRSSTLPQQAAARLSSMSSHDSGFISQPDTHTSKSPSPMPQETLLQLSNGYDHYGDHHHSDSSYLMGGGSGLGGSYLMGGGSGLVGSYPLFPPSSHSTSITTSSSSCPSQSWSRPGSALLPDYPHYCTLGPNMVPTSKVPSWKDWAKPGPYDQPMVNTLRRRKDKDPVPADTSYAPLPLPAGVIPAPGGRSLPLPAGVIPAPGGRSLPLPAGVIPAPGGRSLPLLAGVIPAPGSRGQPLPPPPKVCEMEAHEELALALSRGLQLDSQTQRSSRDSLHCSSGYSTQSTTPCCSEDTIPSQVSDYDYFSMGGDQEVDQQEFDKSSTIPRNSDISQSYRRMFQSKRPASTAGLPSTAGSVIMTPGVATIRRTPSTKPSARRGTTGPIPIRTPVIPVKIPTVPGLVGGGFPGGLGIPIGPGVGVEEPEEAQSPESPAQGEEGELGVLPLAFWSGQATTNPPLAAHQPRAQCQGEGGSLEDGEVMDGQGGNMLLVIQRGVKLKRTNTNDRSAPRIV from the exons ATGTGTAAggatagtagcagtatattaacAGTAGCAGTGTGTCCAGGGCGAGGAGACGTCCAGCCCCAGCTGAACAGCGCCATGCAGGACGTCAGTGATAAATACCTGCTGCTGGAGGAGACGGAGAAACAGGCCGTCAGGAAGGCCCTCGTCGAGGAGAGGAGCAGGTTGTGCACCTTCGTCTCCATGCTACGACCTGTCGTG GATGAGGAGATCTCCATGCTAGGAGAGGTCACCCACCTCCAGACCATATCTGACGACCTCAAGATGCTGACCATGGACCCTCACAAGCTGCCCCCCGCCAGCGAACAG GTGATTCTGGATCTGAAAGGCTCTGACTATAACTGGTCCTATCagactcctccctcctcccccagcaCCACTAGGTCCAGGAAGTCCAGTATGTGCAG CAGTCTGAACAGCGTAAACAGTAGTGACTCCCGCTCCAGCGGCACATCCCACTCtcactccccttcctcctcctcctgctcctcccacTACGGCTACCGTAGCTCCACCCTGCCCCAGCAGGCCGCGGCACGACTGTCCTCCATGTCCTCCCATGACTCAGGATTCATCTCCCAGCCAGACACCCACACCTCCAAGTCACCATCACCCATGCCCCAGGAAACACTACTGCAG TTGTCTAACGGGTATGATCACTACGGGGATCACCATCATTCAGACTCTTCATACCTGATGGGAGGGGGCTCAG GCCTGGGGGGGTCCTACCTGATGGGAGGGGGCTCAGGCCTGGTGGGTTCctaccccctcttccctccctcctcccattccacctccatcaccacctcctcctcctcctgtccgtCCCAGTCGTGGTCCAGGCCGGGCTCGGCCCTGCTACCTGACTACCCTCATTACTGCACCCTGGGGCCTAACATGGTCCCCACCTCTAAAGTCCCCAGCTGGAAG GACTGGGCTAAACCAGGACCCTATGACCAGCCCATGGTGAACACCCTTAGAAGGAGGAAGGACAAGGATCCTGTACCAGCAGACACCAGCTATGCCCCACTACCACTGCCTGCTGGTGTCATCCCAGCACCTGGGGGCAGGAGTCTACCACTGCCTGCTGGTGTCATCCCAGCACCTGGGGGCAGGAGTCTACCACTGCCTGCTGGTGTCATCCCAGCACCTGGGGGCAGGAGTCTACCACTGCTTGCTGGAGTCATCCCAGCACCAGGGAGCAGAGGTCAACCATTACCTCCACCACCCAAG gtgtgtgaGATGGAGGCCCATGAGGAGCTGGCTCTGGCCCTATCCAGAGGTCTTCAGCTGGACTCACAGACACAGCGTTCCAGTAGGGACTCTCTACACTGTTCTAGTGGCTACAGTACCCAGAGTACCACCCCGTGCTGTTCAGAGGACACCATACCTTCACAAg TGTCAGACTACGACTATTTCTCCATGGGAGGGGACCAGGAGGTTGACCAGCAGGAGTTTGACAAGTCATCCACCATCCCCCGTAACAGTGACATCAGCCAGTCCTACCGTAGGATGTTCCAGTCCAAGAGACCAGCCTCCACCGCCGGCCTACCTTCTACGGCTGGCTCCGTCATCATGACCCCTGGGGTCGCCACCATCCGCCGCACGCCCTCCACCAAGCCCTCGGCTCGCCGCGGGACCACCGGCCCAATCCCCATCCGGACCCCCGTCATCCCAGTCAAGATCCCCACCGTGCCTGGCCTAGTTGGGGGAGGATTTCCTGGGGGGCTGGGGATTCCTATAGGACCAGGAGTAGGAGTGGAGGAACCAGAGGAGGCCCAGAGCCCTGAGTCTccagcccagggagaggagggggagctgGGTGTACTTCCCCTGGCGTTCTGGAGTGGTCAAGCAACCACAAACCCTCCCTTGGCCGCTCACCAGCCTAGGGCCCAGTGTCAGGGCGAGGGGGGGTCCCTGGAGGATGGGGAGGTTATGGATGGTCAGGGGGGAAACATGCTGCTGGTTATCCAGAGAGGGGTCAAGCTGAAGAGGACCAATACCAACGATCGCTCAGCACCGCGCATCGTATAA
- the LOC124022836 gene encoding protein MTSS 1-like isoform X3, protein MCKDSSSILTVAVCPGRGDVQPQLNSAMQDVSDKYLLLEETEKQAVRKALVEERSRLCTFVSMLRPVVDEEISMLGEVTHLQTISDDLKMLTMDPHKLPPASEQVILDLKGSDYNWSYQTPPSSPSTTRSRKSSMCSSLNSVNSSDSRSSGTSHSHSPSSSSCSSHYGYRSSTLPQQAAARLSSMSSHDSGFISQPDTHTSKSPSPMPQETLLQPCSSSGSSEASDTCQSVSECSSPTSGGPLAAVDKLSNGYDHYGDHHHSDSSYLMGGGSGLGGSYLMGGGSGLVGSYPLFPPSSHSTSITTSSSSCPSQSWSRPGSALLPDYPHYCTLGPNMVPTSKVPSWKDWAKPGPYDQPMVNTLRRRKDKDPVPADTSYAPLPLPAGVIPAPGGRSLPLPAGVIPAPGGRSLPLPAGVIPAPGGRSLPLLAGVIPAPGSRGQPLPPPPKVCEMEAHEELALALSRGLQLDSQTQRSSRDSLHCSSGYSTQSTTPCCSEDTIPSQVSDYDYFSMGGDQEVDQQEFDKSSTIPRNSDISQSYRRMFQSKRPASTAGLPSTAGSVIMTPGVATIRRTPSTKPSARRGTTGPIPIRTPVIPVKIPTVPGLVGGGFPGGLGIPIGPGVGVEEPEEAQSPESPAQGEEGELGVLPLAFWSGQATTNPPLAAHQPRAQCQGEGGSLEDGEVMDGQGGNMLLVIQRGVKLKRTNTNDRSAPRIV, encoded by the exons ATGTGTAAggatagtagcagtatattaacAGTAGCAGTGTGTCCAGGGCGAGGAGACGTCCAGCCCCAGCTGAACAGCGCCATGCAGGACGTCAGTGATAAATACCTGCTGCTGGAGGAGACGGAGAAACAGGCCGTCAGGAAGGCCCTCGTCGAGGAGAGGAGCAGGTTGTGCACCTTCGTCTCCATGCTACGACCTGTCGTG GATGAGGAGATCTCCATGCTAGGAGAGGTCACCCACCTCCAGACCATATCTGACGACCTCAAGATGCTGACCATGGACCCTCACAAGCTGCCCCCCGCCAGCGAACAG GTGATTCTGGATCTGAAAGGCTCTGACTATAACTGGTCCTATCagactcctccctcctcccccagcaCCACTAGGTCCAGGAAGTCCAGTATGTGCAG CAGTCTGAACAGCGTAAACAGTAGTGACTCCCGCTCCAGCGGCACATCCCACTCtcactccccttcctcctcctcctgctcctcccacTACGGCTACCGTAGCTCCACCCTGCCCCAGCAGGCCGCGGCACGACTGTCCTCCATGTCCTCCCATGACTCAGGATTCATCTCCCAGCCAGACACCCACACCTCCAAGTCACCATCACCCATGCCCCAGGAAACACTACTGCAG cctTGCTCCAGCTCTGGCTCGTCTGAGGCCTCTGACacctgccagtcagtcagtgagtgcaGCTCTCCCACCTCAGGAGGGCCTCTGGCTGCAGTTGACAAG TTGTCTAACGGGTATGATCACTACGGGGATCACCATCATTCAGACTCTTCATACCTGATGGGAGGGGGCTCAG GCCTGGGGGGGTCCTACCTGATGGGAGGGGGCTCAGGCCTGGTGGGTTCctaccccctcttccctccctcctcccattccacctccatcaccacctcctcctcctcctgtccgtCCCAGTCGTGGTCCAGGCCGGGCTCGGCCCTGCTACCTGACTACCCTCATTACTGCACCCTGGGGCCTAACATGGTCCCCACCTCTAAAGTCCCCAGCTGGAAG GACTGGGCTAAACCAGGACCCTATGACCAGCCCATGGTGAACACCCTTAGAAGGAGGAAGGACAAGGATCCTGTACCAGCAGACACCAGCTATGCCCCACTACCACTGCCTGCTGGTGTCATCCCAGCACCTGGGGGCAGGAGTCTACCACTGCCTGCTGGTGTCATCCCAGCACCTGGGGGCAGGAGTCTACCACTGCCTGCTGGTGTCATCCCAGCACCTGGGGGCAGGAGTCTACCACTGCTTGCTGGAGTCATCCCAGCACCAGGGAGCAGAGGTCAACCATTACCTCCACCACCCAAG gtgtgtgaGATGGAGGCCCATGAGGAGCTGGCTCTGGCCCTATCCAGAGGTCTTCAGCTGGACTCACAGACACAGCGTTCCAGTAGGGACTCTCTACACTGTTCTAGTGGCTACAGTACCCAGAGTACCACCCCGTGCTGTTCAGAGGACACCATACCTTCACAAg TGTCAGACTACGACTATTTCTCCATGGGAGGGGACCAGGAGGTTGACCAGCAGGAGTTTGACAAGTCATCCACCATCCCCCGTAACAGTGACATCAGCCAGTCCTACCGTAGGATGTTCCAGTCCAAGAGACCAGCCTCCACCGCCGGCCTACCTTCTACGGCTGGCTCCGTCATCATGACCCCTGGGGTCGCCACCATCCGCCGCACGCCCTCCACCAAGCCCTCGGCTCGCCGCGGGACCACCGGCCCAATCCCCATCCGGACCCCCGTCATCCCAGTCAAGATCCCCACCGTGCCTGGCCTAGTTGGGGGAGGATTTCCTGGGGGGCTGGGGATTCCTATAGGACCAGGAGTAGGAGTGGAGGAACCAGAGGAGGCCCAGAGCCCTGAGTCTccagcccagggagaggagggggagctgGGTGTACTTCCCCTGGCGTTCTGGAGTGGTCAAGCAACCACAAACCCTCCCTTGGCCGCTCACCAGCCTAGGGCCCAGTGTCAGGGCGAGGGGGGGTCCCTGGAGGATGGGGAGGTTATGGATGGTCAGGGGGGAAACATGCTGCTGGTTATCCAGAGAGGGGTCAAGCTGAAGAGGACCAATACCAACGATCGCTCAGCACCGCGCATCGTATAA
- the LOC124022836 gene encoding protein MTSS 1-like isoform X1, whose translation MCKDSSSILTVAVCPGRGDVQPQLNSAMQDVSDKYLLLEETEKQAVRKALVEERSRLCTFVSMLRPVVDEEISMLGEVTHLQTISDDLKMLTMDPHKLPPASEQVILDLKGSDYNWSYQTPPSSPSTTRSRKSSMCSSLNSVNSSDSRSSGTSHSHSPSSSSCSSHYGYRSSTLPQQAAARLSSMSSHDSGFISQPDTHTSKSPSPMPQETLLQPCSSSGSSEASDTCQSVSECSSPTSGGPLAAVDKLSNGYDHYGDHHHSDSSYLMGGGSGLGGSYLMGGGSGLGGSYLMGGGSGLVGSYPLFPPSSHSTSITTSSSSCPSQSWSRPGSALLPDYPHYCTLGPNMVPTSKVPSWKDWAKPGPYDQPMVNTLRRRKDKDPVPADTSYAPLPLPAGVIPAPGGRSLPLPAGVIPAPGGRSLPLPAGVIPAPGGRSLPLLAGVIPAPGSRGQPLPPPPKVCEMEAHEELALALSRGLQLDSQTQRSSRDSLHCSSGYSTQSTTPCCSEDTIPSQVSDYDYFSMGGDQEVDQQEFDKSSTIPRNSDISQSYRRMFQSKRPASTAGLPSTAGSVIMTPGVATIRRTPSTKPSARRGTTGPIPIRTPVIPVKIPTVPGLVGGGFPGGLGIPIGPGVGVEEPEEAQSPESPAQGEEGELGVLPLAFWSGQATTNPPLAAHQPRAQCQGEGGSLEDGEVMDGQGGNMLLVIQRGVKLKRTNTNDRSAPRIV comes from the exons ATGTGTAAggatagtagcagtatattaacAGTAGCAGTGTGTCCAGGGCGAGGAGACGTCCAGCCCCAGCTGAACAGCGCCATGCAGGACGTCAGTGATAAATACCTGCTGCTGGAGGAGACGGAGAAACAGGCCGTCAGGAAGGCCCTCGTCGAGGAGAGGAGCAGGTTGTGCACCTTCGTCTCCATGCTACGACCTGTCGTG GATGAGGAGATCTCCATGCTAGGAGAGGTCACCCACCTCCAGACCATATCTGACGACCTCAAGATGCTGACCATGGACCCTCACAAGCTGCCCCCCGCCAGCGAACAG GTGATTCTGGATCTGAAAGGCTCTGACTATAACTGGTCCTATCagactcctccctcctcccccagcaCCACTAGGTCCAGGAAGTCCAGTATGTGCAG CAGTCTGAACAGCGTAAACAGTAGTGACTCCCGCTCCAGCGGCACATCCCACTCtcactccccttcctcctcctcctgctcctcccacTACGGCTACCGTAGCTCCACCCTGCCCCAGCAGGCCGCGGCACGACTGTCCTCCATGTCCTCCCATGACTCAGGATTCATCTCCCAGCCAGACACCCACACCTCCAAGTCACCATCACCCATGCCCCAGGAAACACTACTGCAG cctTGCTCCAGCTCTGGCTCGTCTGAGGCCTCTGACacctgccagtcagtcagtgagtgcaGCTCTCCCACCTCAGGAGGGCCTCTGGCTGCAGTTGACAAG TTGTCTAACGGGTATGATCACTACGGGGATCACCATCATTCAGACTCTTCATACCTGATGGGAGGGGGCTCAGGCCTGGGGGGGTCCTACCTGATGGGAGGGGGCTCAGGCCTGGGGGGGTCCTACCTGATGGGAGGGGGCTCAGGCCTGGTGGGTTCctaccccctcttccctccctcctcccattccacctccatcaccacctcctcctcctcctgtccgtCCCAGTCGTGGTCCAGGCCGGGCTCGGCCCTGCTACCTGACTACCCTCATTACTGCACCCTGGGGCCTAACATGGTCCCCACCTCTAAAGTCCCCAGCTGGAAG GACTGGGCTAAACCAGGACCCTATGACCAGCCCATGGTGAACACCCTTAGAAGGAGGAAGGACAAGGATCCTGTACCAGCAGACACCAGCTATGCCCCACTACCACTGCCTGCTGGTGTCATCCCAGCACCTGGGGGCAGGAGTCTACCACTGCCTGCTGGTGTCATCCCAGCACCTGGGGGCAGGAGTCTACCACTGCCTGCTGGTGTCATCCCAGCACCTGGGGGCAGGAGTCTACCACTGCTTGCTGGAGTCATCCCAGCACCAGGGAGCAGAGGTCAACCATTACCTCCACCACCCAAG gtgtgtgaGATGGAGGCCCATGAGGAGCTGGCTCTGGCCCTATCCAGAGGTCTTCAGCTGGACTCACAGACACAGCGTTCCAGTAGGGACTCTCTACACTGTTCTAGTGGCTACAGTACCCAGAGTACCACCCCGTGCTGTTCAGAGGACACCATACCTTCACAAg TGTCAGACTACGACTATTTCTCCATGGGAGGGGACCAGGAGGTTGACCAGCAGGAGTTTGACAAGTCATCCACCATCCCCCGTAACAGTGACATCAGCCAGTCCTACCGTAGGATGTTCCAGTCCAAGAGACCAGCCTCCACCGCCGGCCTACCTTCTACGGCTGGCTCCGTCATCATGACCCCTGGGGTCGCCACCATCCGCCGCACGCCCTCCACCAAGCCCTCGGCTCGCCGCGGGACCACCGGCCCAATCCCCATCCGGACCCCCGTCATCCCAGTCAAGATCCCCACCGTGCCTGGCCTAGTTGGGGGAGGATTTCCTGGGGGGCTGGGGATTCCTATAGGACCAGGAGTAGGAGTGGAGGAACCAGAGGAGGCCCAGAGCCCTGAGTCTccagcccagggagaggagggggagctgGGTGTACTTCCCCTGGCGTTCTGGAGTGGTCAAGCAACCACAAACCCTCCCTTGGCCGCTCACCAGCCTAGGGCCCAGTGTCAGGGCGAGGGGGGGTCCCTGGAGGATGGGGAGGTTATGGATGGTCAGGGGGGAAACATGCTGCTGGTTATCCAGAGAGGGGTCAAGCTGAAGAGGACCAATACCAACGATCGCTCAGCACCGCGCATCGTATAA
- the LOC124022836 gene encoding protein MTSS 1-like isoform X4 encodes MCKDSSSILTVAVCPGRGDVQPQLNSAMQDVSDKYLLLEETEKQAVRKALVEERSRLCTFVSMLRPVVDEEISMLGEVTHLQTISDDLKMLTMDPHKLPPASEQVILDLKGSDYNWSYQTPPSSPSTTRSRKSSMCSSLNSVNSSDSRSSGTSHSHSPSSSSCSSHYGYRSSTLPQQAAARLSSMSSHDSGFISQPDTHTSKSPSPMPQETLLQPCSSSGSSEASDTCQSVSECSSPTSGGPLAAVDKLSNGYDHYGDHHHSDSSYLMGGGSGLGGSYLMGGGSGLGGSYLMGGGSGLVGSYPLFPPSSHSTSITTSSSSCPSQSWSRPGSALLPDYPHYCTLGPNMVPTSKVPSWKDWAKPGPYDQPMVNTLRRRKDKDPVPADTSYAPLPLPAGVIPAPGGRSLPLPAGVIPAPGGRSLPLLAGVIPAPGSRGQPLPPPPKVCEMEAHEELALALSRGLQLDSQTQRSSRDSLHCSSGYSTQSTTPCCSEDTIPSQVSDYDYFSMGGDQEVDQQEFDKSSTIPRNSDISQSYRRMFQSKRPASTAGLPSTAGSVIMTPGVATIRRTPSTKPSARRGTTGPIPIRTPVIPVKIPTVPGLVGGGFPGGLGIPIGPGVGVEEPEEAQSPESPAQGEEGELGVLPLAFWSGQATTNPPLAAHQPRAQCQGEGGSLEDGEVMDGQGGNMLLVIQRGVKLKRTNTNDRSAPRIV; translated from the exons ATGTGTAAggatagtagcagtatattaacAGTAGCAGTGTGTCCAGGGCGAGGAGACGTCCAGCCCCAGCTGAACAGCGCCATGCAGGACGTCAGTGATAAATACCTGCTGCTGGAGGAGACGGAGAAACAGGCCGTCAGGAAGGCCCTCGTCGAGGAGAGGAGCAGGTTGTGCACCTTCGTCTCCATGCTACGACCTGTCGTG GATGAGGAGATCTCCATGCTAGGAGAGGTCACCCACCTCCAGACCATATCTGACGACCTCAAGATGCTGACCATGGACCCTCACAAGCTGCCCCCCGCCAGCGAACAG GTGATTCTGGATCTGAAAGGCTCTGACTATAACTGGTCCTATCagactcctccctcctcccccagcaCCACTAGGTCCAGGAAGTCCAGTATGTGCAG CAGTCTGAACAGCGTAAACAGTAGTGACTCCCGCTCCAGCGGCACATCCCACTCtcactccccttcctcctcctcctgctcctcccacTACGGCTACCGTAGCTCCACCCTGCCCCAGCAGGCCGCGGCACGACTGTCCTCCATGTCCTCCCATGACTCAGGATTCATCTCCCAGCCAGACACCCACACCTCCAAGTCACCATCACCCATGCCCCAGGAAACACTACTGCAG cctTGCTCCAGCTCTGGCTCGTCTGAGGCCTCTGACacctgccagtcagtcagtgagtgcaGCTCTCCCACCTCAGGAGGGCCTCTGGCTGCAGTTGACAAG TTGTCTAACGGGTATGATCACTACGGGGATCACCATCATTCAGACTCTTCATACCTGATGGGAGGGGGCTCAGGCCTGGGGGGGTCCTACCTGATGGGAGGGGGCTCAGGCCTGGGGGGGTCCTACCTGATGGGAGGGGGCTCAGGCCTGGTGGGTTCctaccccctcttccctccctcctcccattccacctccatcaccacctcctcctcctcctgtccgtCCCAGTCGTGGTCCAGGCCGGGCTCGGCCCTGCTACCTGACTACCCTCATTACTGCACCCTGGGGCCTAACATGGTCCCCACCTCTAAAGTCCCCAGCTGGAAG GACTGGGCTAAACCAGGACCCTATGACCAGCCCATGGTGAACACCCTTAGAAGGAGGAAGGACAAGGATCCTGTACCAGCAGACACCAGCTATGCCCCACTACCACTGCCTGCTG GTGTCATCCCAGCACCTGGGGGCAGGAGTCTACCACTGCCTGCTGGTGTCATCCCAGCACCTGGGGGCAGGAGTCTACCACTGCTTGCTGGAGTCATCCCAGCACCAGGGAGCAGAGGTCAACCATTACCTCCACCACCCAAG gtgtgtgaGATGGAGGCCCATGAGGAGCTGGCTCTGGCCCTATCCAGAGGTCTTCAGCTGGACTCACAGACACAGCGTTCCAGTAGGGACTCTCTACACTGTTCTAGTGGCTACAGTACCCAGAGTACCACCCCGTGCTGTTCAGAGGACACCATACCTTCACAAg TGTCAGACTACGACTATTTCTCCATGGGAGGGGACCAGGAGGTTGACCAGCAGGAGTTTGACAAGTCATCCACCATCCCCCGTAACAGTGACATCAGCCAGTCCTACCGTAGGATGTTCCAGTCCAAGAGACCAGCCTCCACCGCCGGCCTACCTTCTACGGCTGGCTCCGTCATCATGACCCCTGGGGTCGCCACCATCCGCCGCACGCCCTCCACCAAGCCCTCGGCTCGCCGCGGGACCACCGGCCCAATCCCCATCCGGACCCCCGTCATCCCAGTCAAGATCCCCACCGTGCCTGGCCTAGTTGGGGGAGGATTTCCTGGGGGGCTGGGGATTCCTATAGGACCAGGAGTAGGAGTGGAGGAACCAGAGGAGGCCCAGAGCCCTGAGTCTccagcccagggagaggagggggagctgGGTGTACTTCCCCTGGCGTTCTGGAGTGGTCAAGCAACCACAAACCCTCCCTTGGCCGCTCACCAGCCTAGGGCCCAGTGTCAGGGCGAGGGGGGGTCCCTGGAGGATGGGGAGGTTATGGATGGTCAGGGGGGAAACATGCTGCTGGTTATCCAGAGAGGGGTCAAGCTGAAGAGGACCAATACCAACGATCGCTCAGCACCGCGCATCGTATAA
- the LOC124022836 gene encoding protein MTSS 1-like isoform X2: MCKDSSSILTVAVCPGRGDVQPQLNSAMQDVSDKYLLLEETEKQAVRKALVEERSRLCTFVSMLRPVVDEEISMLGEVTHLQTISDDLKMLTMDPHKLPPASEQVILDLKGSDYNWSYQTPPSSPSTTRSRKSSMCSLNSVNSSDSRSSGTSHSHSPSSSSCSSHYGYRSSTLPQQAAARLSSMSSHDSGFISQPDTHTSKSPSPMPQETLLQPCSSSGSSEASDTCQSVSECSSPTSGGPLAAVDKLSNGYDHYGDHHHSDSSYLMGGGSGLGGSYLMGGGSGLGGSYLMGGGSGLVGSYPLFPPSSHSTSITTSSSSCPSQSWSRPGSALLPDYPHYCTLGPNMVPTSKVPSWKDWAKPGPYDQPMVNTLRRRKDKDPVPADTSYAPLPLPAGVIPAPGGRSLPLPAGVIPAPGGRSLPLPAGVIPAPGGRSLPLLAGVIPAPGSRGQPLPPPPKVCEMEAHEELALALSRGLQLDSQTQRSSRDSLHCSSGYSTQSTTPCCSEDTIPSQVSDYDYFSMGGDQEVDQQEFDKSSTIPRNSDISQSYRRMFQSKRPASTAGLPSTAGSVIMTPGVATIRRTPSTKPSARRGTTGPIPIRTPVIPVKIPTVPGLVGGGFPGGLGIPIGPGVGVEEPEEAQSPESPAQGEEGELGVLPLAFWSGQATTNPPLAAHQPRAQCQGEGGSLEDGEVMDGQGGNMLLVIQRGVKLKRTNTNDRSAPRIV; this comes from the exons ATGTGTAAggatagtagcagtatattaacAGTAGCAGTGTGTCCAGGGCGAGGAGACGTCCAGCCCCAGCTGAACAGCGCCATGCAGGACGTCAGTGATAAATACCTGCTGCTGGAGGAGACGGAGAAACAGGCCGTCAGGAAGGCCCTCGTCGAGGAGAGGAGCAGGTTGTGCACCTTCGTCTCCATGCTACGACCTGTCGTG GATGAGGAGATCTCCATGCTAGGAGAGGTCACCCACCTCCAGACCATATCTGACGACCTCAAGATGCTGACCATGGACCCTCACAAGCTGCCCCCCGCCAGCGAACAG GTGATTCTGGATCTGAAAGGCTCTGACTATAACTGGTCCTATCagactcctccctcctcccccagcaCCACTAGGTCCAGGAAGTCCAGTATGTGCAG TCTGAACAGCGTAAACAGTAGTGACTCCCGCTCCAGCGGCACATCCCACTCtcactccccttcctcctcctcctgctcctcccacTACGGCTACCGTAGCTCCACCCTGCCCCAGCAGGCCGCGGCACGACTGTCCTCCATGTCCTCCCATGACTCAGGATTCATCTCCCAGCCAGACACCCACACCTCCAAGTCACCATCACCCATGCCCCAGGAAACACTACTGCAG cctTGCTCCAGCTCTGGCTCGTCTGAGGCCTCTGACacctgccagtcagtcagtgagtgcaGCTCTCCCACCTCAGGAGGGCCTCTGGCTGCAGTTGACAAG TTGTCTAACGGGTATGATCACTACGGGGATCACCATCATTCAGACTCTTCATACCTGATGGGAGGGGGCTCAGGCCTGGGGGGGTCCTACCTGATGGGAGGGGGCTCAGGCCTGGGGGGGTCCTACCTGATGGGAGGGGGCTCAGGCCTGGTGGGTTCctaccccctcttccctccctcctcccattccacctccatcaccacctcctcctcctcctgtccgtCCCAGTCGTGGTCCAGGCCGGGCTCGGCCCTGCTACCTGACTACCCTCATTACTGCACCCTGGGGCCTAACATGGTCCCCACCTCTAAAGTCCCCAGCTGGAAG GACTGGGCTAAACCAGGACCCTATGACCAGCCCATGGTGAACACCCTTAGAAGGAGGAAGGACAAGGATCCTGTACCAGCAGACACCAGCTATGCCCCACTACCACTGCCTGCTGGTGTCATCCCAGCACCTGGGGGCAGGAGTCTACCACTGCCTGCTGGTGTCATCCCAGCACCTGGGGGCAGGAGTCTACCACTGCCTGCTGGTGTCATCCCAGCACCTGGGGGCAGGAGTCTACCACTGCTTGCTGGAGTCATCCCAGCACCAGGGAGCAGAGGTCAACCATTACCTCCACCACCCAAG gtgtgtgaGATGGAGGCCCATGAGGAGCTGGCTCTGGCCCTATCCAGAGGTCTTCAGCTGGACTCACAGACACAGCGTTCCAGTAGGGACTCTCTACACTGTTCTAGTGGCTACAGTACCCAGAGTACCACCCCGTGCTGTTCAGAGGACACCATACCTTCACAAg TGTCAGACTACGACTATTTCTCCATGGGAGGGGACCAGGAGGTTGACCAGCAGGAGTTTGACAAGTCATCCACCATCCCCCGTAACAGTGACATCAGCCAGTCCTACCGTAGGATGTTCCAGTCCAAGAGACCAGCCTCCACCGCCGGCCTACCTTCTACGGCTGGCTCCGTCATCATGACCCCTGGGGTCGCCACCATCCGCCGCACGCCCTCCACCAAGCCCTCGGCTCGCCGCGGGACCACCGGCCCAATCCCCATCCGGACCCCCGTCATCCCAGTCAAGATCCCCACCGTGCCTGGCCTAGTTGGGGGAGGATTTCCTGGGGGGCTGGGGATTCCTATAGGACCAGGAGTAGGAGTGGAGGAACCAGAGGAGGCCCAGAGCCCTGAGTCTccagcccagggagaggagggggagctgGGTGTACTTCCCCTGGCGTTCTGGAGTGGTCAAGCAACCACAAACCCTCCCTTGGCCGCTCACCAGCCTAGGGCCCAGTGTCAGGGCGAGGGGGGGTCCCTGGAGGATGGGGAGGTTATGGATGGTCAGGGGGGAAACATGCTGCTGGTTATCCAGAGAGGGGTCAAGCTGAAGAGGACCAATACCAACGATCGCTCAGCACCGCGCATCGTATAA